A stretch of the Nitrospirota bacterium genome encodes the following:
- a CDS encoding PAS domain S-box protein: MQPSVARSSYRRVPLLIAAMTVFALGIGALALRYIETRLVAATGQSLALAATDIADKLDQVLFERYADVQVAAAAVAPHMQDPTTLALHLNRMKELHLVYRWIGVADRRGRLVAATNPADVGLDRSAERWFQAVRDGKAVFMQDVQQTGEDSRSPSVGFSAPIVDSRGQWLGVMSVRVGLSELEEVFARTVTDFQSQRGGVGKVEWQFISRDGTVIADSLLREEGRVNLRREGLSSALLSQATGSGYVEEEHLRRHVPVVTGFARTDGHGEFPGFRWGILVRADRADILAPIRSVLLKLGLGGAVVWLPMLGFLIWMTGRLRAEWSTAEERGQRLATILASIGDAVVVTDAQGLVVFMNPVAQGLTGWSQEEASGKNLDTVFVIVNESTRHPVESPVTKVLREGTIVGLANHTVLIAKHGAEHPIDDSGAPIRNADGTITGVVLVFRDVTQRKQAETLVRQRTEALLKLVEVAQRVTITTDRRRLLRVVVESAAQLTAARYGALGVFGEGGVGLDDFLTVGMDEATERAIGGRPEGRGLLGALADVEGPIRLRDLTQHHAFSGFPPHHPSMRSFLGVPIRAHGRLFGSLYLTEKQGAAEFTEIDAEVVGALAAMAGAAIEEAALVDQIRESGLRFRSVAESAADAVIIADGEGCILSWTPAAQRLFDYAEEEVVGRPLTILMPERYREPHRRGLERMRAVGESRLIGTTLEAYGLRKDGREFPLECSLGMWTAGSKTFFSGILRDVTERKRGERCLAAQYEVTRALAESPTLNEAGTQVLQAIGESLGWDMGAFWIVDSRANVLRCLDIWRGASTRRGEFETVTSQMTFAPGVGLPGRVWASGEPVWTLDVTRDDNFPRAPIAKQEGVHGAFGFPIRHGDMILGVLEFFSQEVRHPDEALLNMMQDVGLKIGQSVERMRLEEQLRHSQKMDAVGRLAGGVAHDFNNLLTVINGCSSFLLRRLSPDDPLRRYPQEIQRASERAASLTYQLLAFSRRQMLEPKVLNLNESVSAMDSMLRRLLGEQINLVTVLGAGVGRVKADPGQVDQVIMNLAVNARDAMPEGGKLTIETANVELDQAYASRHMAVEPGPYVMLAISDTGHGMDETTQARLFEPFFTTKEKGKGTGLGLSTIYGIIKQSGGTVWIYSEVERGTTFKVYLPRVMDIMERSPLAAAAHAASVGGAELILLVEDEASVRALAREALEEAGFQVLEARHGSEALVVSHQHQGPIHLLLTDVVMPEMSGRVLADRLAPQRPALKVLYMSGYTDNAIVHQGVLDPGTNFLHKPFSPETLVRKVREVLDAPPQP; encoded by the coding sequence ATGCAGCCATCCGTTGCACGATCTTCCTACCGGCGAGTGCCCCTGCTCATCGCCGCGATGACGGTGTTTGCGCTAGGGATCGGCGCCCTGGCTCTGCGCTACATCGAAACGCGCCTCGTGGCGGCGACTGGCCAGAGCTTAGCTTTGGCCGCGACCGATATTGCAGACAAACTCGATCAGGTCCTGTTCGAGCGGTATGCCGATGTCCAGGTCGCGGCCGCGGCTGTTGCTCCGCATATGCAAGATCCGACAACGCTGGCGCTGCACCTCAACAGGATGAAGGAATTGCATCTGGTGTATCGGTGGATCGGTGTCGCTGATCGCCGAGGCCGGTTGGTGGCGGCCACCAACCCGGCCGATGTGGGCCTCGACCGGAGCGCAGAGCGTTGGTTTCAGGCGGTCCGTGACGGCAAGGCCGTCTTCATGCAGGATGTGCAGCAAACCGGGGAGGACAGCAGAAGCCCGAGCGTGGGATTCTCGGCCCCTATTGTCGACTCAAGGGGACAGTGGCTCGGCGTGATGAGCGTGCGTGTCGGGCTTTCCGAATTGGAGGAAGTGTTCGCTCGGACGGTCACCGATTTCCAGTCTCAGCGAGGCGGGGTCGGCAAGGTCGAATGGCAGTTCATCAGCCGCGACGGCACGGTGATCGCCGATTCTCTGCTGCGGGAGGAAGGACGGGTCAATCTGAGACGGGAAGGCCTGTCGTCCGCATTGTTGAGTCAAGCGACCGGGTCCGGCTATGTCGAGGAGGAGCACCTGCGCCGGCATGTGCCGGTCGTGACCGGCTTTGCGCGGACCGACGGACACGGAGAATTTCCCGGCTTTCGGTGGGGGATTTTGGTGCGAGCGGACCGGGCCGACATTCTGGCCCCGATCCGGTCCGTCCTCTTGAAATTGGGGTTGGGCGGGGCCGTGGTGTGGCTGCCGATGCTCGGGTTTCTGATCTGGATGACCGGGCGCCTGCGGGCCGAATGGAGCACGGCGGAAGAACGGGGGCAGCGGCTCGCTACGATCCTGGCCAGCATCGGCGACGCGGTGGTCGTGACCGATGCGCAAGGCCTGGTGGTCTTCATGAATCCCGTGGCGCAGGGGCTGACCGGGTGGAGTCAGGAGGAGGCGTCGGGGAAGAATCTGGACACGGTCTTCGTCATCGTCAATGAATCCACCAGGCATCCGGTCGAGAGTCCCGTCACCAAAGTGCTCCGCGAAGGGACGATCGTGGGGCTTGCGAACCACACCGTGCTGATCGCCAAGCATGGGGCGGAACATCCGATTGACGACAGCGGGGCGCCGATCCGCAATGCCGACGGGACGATCACCGGCGTAGTGCTGGTGTTCCGCGATGTGACCCAGCGGAAGCAAGCGGAGACGCTGGTGCGGCAGCGGACCGAGGCGCTGTTGAAGCTGGTGGAGGTCGCGCAGCGCGTGACCATCACAACGGACCGACGCCGACTCTTGCGCGTGGTCGTGGAATCCGCGGCGCAGTTGACCGCGGCCCGGTACGGCGCGCTCGGCGTCTTCGGCGAGGGCGGCGTAGGCCTCGACGACTTCCTCACGGTGGGAATGGACGAGGCCACCGAGCGGGCGATCGGCGGGCGTCCCGAGGGGCGCGGCCTCTTGGGCGCGTTGGCGGACGTGGAGGGCCCCATCCGGCTCCGCGATCTCACGCAGCATCATGCCTTCAGCGGGTTTCCTCCGCACCACCCGTCCATGCGGTCGTTCTTGGGCGTCCCGATCCGCGCCCACGGCCGGCTGTTCGGGAGCCTCTATCTGACGGAGAAGCAGGGGGCGGCCGAGTTCACGGAGATCGACGCCGAAGTGGTCGGCGCACTGGCGGCCATGGCCGGCGCCGCGATCGAAGAAGCGGCGCTTGTCGATCAGATCCGCGAATCCGGTCTGCGGTTCCGCTCGGTGGCGGAGTCGGCCGCCGATGCGGTCATCATCGCGGACGGGGAGGGGTGCATTCTCTCATGGACCCCGGCGGCGCAGCGCCTCTTCGATTATGCCGAGGAGGAGGTGGTCGGACGTCCCCTGACGATCCTGATGCCGGAACGCTACCGGGAGCCCCACCGTCGGGGGCTGGAGCGCATGCGGGCGGTCGGCGAATCGCGCCTGATCGGGACTACCTTGGAGGCCTATGGATTGCGGAAAGACGGCCGGGAGTTTCCCCTGGAATGTTCGCTGGGCATGTGGACCGCCGGCTCGAAGACCTTCTTCAGCGGCATTCTCCGTGACGTGACCGAGCGCAAGCGCGGGGAGCGCTGCCTGGCCGCCCAGTACGAAGTGACGCGGGCTCTTGCCGAGTCCCCCACCCTGAATGAGGCAGGCACGCAGGTCCTGCAGGCGATCGGCGAGAGCTTGGGCTGGGATATGGGGGCGTTCTGGATCGTGGACTCGCGCGCCAACGTGTTGCGCTGCCTGGACATCTGGCGTGGAGCCTCCACGAGACGGGGAGAATTCGAGACGGTCACCAGCCAGATGACCTTCGCGCCGGGAGTGGGGCTGCCCGGCCGGGTCTGGGCGAGCGGGGAACCGGTCTGGACTCTGGACGTTACCAGGGACGACAACTTTCCCCGAGCGCCGATTGCGAAACAAGAGGGGGTGCACGGGGCCTTCGGCTTTCCGATCCGGCATGGCGATATGATCCTGGGGGTGCTGGAGTTCTTCAGTCAGGAGGTCCGGCACCCGGACGAGGCCTTGCTGAACATGATGCAGGACGTGGGGCTCAAGATCGGCCAATCCGTCGAGCGGATGCGCTTGGAAGAACAGCTCCGCCACTCGCAAAAGATGGATGCCGTGGGGCGTCTGGCGGGCGGCGTGGCCCACGACTTCAACAACCTCTTGACCGTGATCAACGGGTGCAGTTCGTTTCTGCTGCGCCGCCTGAGTCCGGACGATCCGCTGCGGCGCTATCCGCAGGAGATCCAGCGGGCCAGCGAACGGGCCGCTTCCTTGACCTACCAATTGCTGGCGTTCAGCCGGCGGCAGATGCTGGAGCCCAAAGTGCTGAACCTGAACGAGAGCGTGTCCGCCATGGACTCCATGCTCCGCCGGTTGCTCGGCGAACAGATCAACCTGGTGACCGTCCTCGGCGCGGGCGTGGGCCGCGTGAAGGCCGATCCAGGGCAGGTCGATCAGGTGATCATGAATTTGGCCGTCAATGCGCGCGACGCGATGCCGGAGGGCGGCAAGTTGACCATCGAAACGGCCAACGTCGAACTGGACCAAGCCTATGCGAGTCGGCACATGGCTGTGGAACCGGGCCCCTATGTGATGCTGGCGATCAGCGATACGGGACACGGGATGGACGAAACGACCCAGGCGCGTCTCTTCGAACCCTTCTTCACGACCAAGGAAAAGGGGAAGGGCACCGGGTTGGGGCTGTCCACCATCTATGGGATCATCAAGCAAAGCGGCGGGACGGTCTGGATCTACAGCGAGGTGGAGCGGGGGACGACATTCAAGGTGTACCTGCCCCGGGTCATGGACATTATGGAGCGGTCCCCGCTTGCCGCGGCCGCTCATGCGGCATCGGTCGGTGGCGCGGAGTTGATCCTGTTGGTCGAGGACGAGGCGTCGGTCCGCGCCTTGGCGCGTGAGGCGTTGGAGGAGGCGGGTTTCCAGGTGCTGGAGGCCCGCCACGGATCCGAGGCGTTAGTGGTCAGCCACCAGCACCAAGGGCCGATCCATCTGTTGCTCACGGATGTGGTGATGCCGGAAATGAGCGGGCGGGTGCTGGCGGATCGGCTGGCGCCGCAGCGCCCGGCGCTGAAAGTCCTCTACATGTCGGGCTACACGGACAACGCCATTGTCCATCAAGGCGTGCTCGACCCGGGGACGAACTTTTTGCACAAACCCTTTTCGCCGGAAACGCTGGTGCGCAAGGTGCGTGAGGTGCTGGACGCGCCGCCGCAGCCGTGA
- a CDS encoding L-threonine 3-dehydrogenase: MKALVKTKPEPGLTLMEVPDPRPGPAEVLIRVKATSLCGTDAHVYRWDEWARGRIHPPRILGHEVCGEVVELGAGVSSVRVGDYVAAESHITCGQCFQCRTGQAHVCRIYRLLGIDVDGSYAEYVVLPERVLWKTSPDIPPELACVQEPLGNAVYAALVEDLSGRTVLISGCGPTGLFATAVARVSGAATIIATDISEYRLGLAKQVGADHVLNARTDRPEVIAGAMLDLTGGDGVDCALEMSGDPGALHQAFRSVKNGGRVTLFGIPTGPVCFDLPNEIIFKGIRVYGVTGRRLFNTWYRLAGLFKAGLNIRPVITHRLPLADFAQGFDLIQSGQCGKVVLFP, translated from the coding sequence GTGAAAGCGCTCGTCAAAACCAAGCCGGAGCCGGGCCTGACTCTGATGGAGGTTCCCGATCCCCGCCCCGGGCCGGCCGAGGTGCTGATCCGGGTGAAGGCCACCAGCCTCTGCGGAACCGACGCGCACGTCTACCGCTGGGATGAATGGGCGCGGGGGCGCATCCACCCGCCCCGCATCCTCGGCCACGAAGTCTGCGGCGAGGTGGTGGAGCTGGGCGCCGGCGTCTCGTCGGTCCGCGTCGGAGACTATGTCGCGGCCGAATCCCACATCACCTGCGGCCAATGCTTCCAGTGCCGGACCGGCCAGGCCCATGTGTGCCGGATCTACCGCCTGCTGGGCATCGATGTGGACGGCTCCTATGCGGAGTATGTCGTGCTCCCCGAACGGGTCCTCTGGAAAACCTCCCCGGACATTCCCCCGGAATTGGCCTGCGTGCAGGAGCCCCTGGGGAATGCGGTCTATGCGGCCCTGGTCGAGGACTTGTCCGGCCGTACGGTCCTGATCAGCGGATGCGGCCCCACCGGTCTGTTCGCCACGGCCGTGGCCCGCGTCTCCGGCGCCGCCACGATCATCGCGACCGATATCAGCGAATACCGGCTGGGGCTCGCCAAGCAGGTGGGAGCCGACCATGTGCTGAATGCGAGGACCGACCGGCCCGAAGTCATCGCCGGCGCGATGCTGGACCTCACGGGCGGGGATGGGGTGGACTGTGCGCTCGAGATGTCCGGCGATCCGGGCGCGTTGCACCAGGCGTTCCGATCCGTGAAAAACGGAGGCCGCGTGACCCTCTTCGGCATTCCCACCGGACCGGTCTGTTTCGACCTGCCCAACGAGATCATTTTCAAAGGGATTCGCGTCTACGGCGTGACCGGCCGGCGGCTGTTCAACACCTGGTATCGGTTAGCCGGGCTGTTCAAGGCGGGGCTGAACATCCGGCCGGTGATCACACATCGACTGCCGCTGGCCGACTTCGCGCAAGGGTTCGACCTGATCCAGTCGGGGCAATGCGGCAAAGTGGTGCTGTTCCCGTAA
- a CDS encoding polyisoprenoid-binding protein encodes MLGLVLGLGQSALAETARYDVDRDHSAIEFRVAHMVVSKTTGRFMDYSGFIEMDPEALTVKTIDATIKTASVNTNHEKRDAHLRGPDFFNAEKFPTMTYKLKSYRKTGEDYQAVGELTLLGVTKEITLVGKFNGVAKDPWGNTRAGFTAEGKLHRKEFGMNWSKQLDNGGLVVGDEVFIKLDIECIKAK; translated from the coding sequence ATGCTGGGCCTGGTGCTCGGGCTGGGGCAGTCGGCTCTGGCCGAGACGGCCCGGTACGACGTGGATCGGGACCATAGTGCGATCGAGTTTCGGGTGGCGCACATGGTGGTCTCCAAGACCACGGGGCGGTTCATGGACTACAGCGGGTTCATCGAGATGGACCCGGAGGCCCTTACGGTCAAGACGATCGACGCGACGATCAAGACGGCCTCGGTCAATACGAACCACGAGAAGCGGGATGCGCACCTGCGGGGACCAGACTTCTTCAACGCGGAGAAGTTTCCCACGATGACCTACAAGCTGAAGTCCTACCGCAAGACCGGCGAGGACTACCAGGCCGTGGGCGAGCTGACCTTGCTGGGCGTGACCAAGGAGATCACGCTGGTGGGGAAGTTCAATGGGGTGGCCAAGGACCCCTGGGGCAACACCCGCGCGGGCTTCACGGCGGAAGGCAAGCTGCACCGCAAGGAGTTCGGGATGAACTGGAGCAAGCAGCTGGATAACGGCGGGCTGGTCGTGGGTGATGAGGTCTTCATCAAGCTGGATATCGAATGTATCAAGGCGAAGTGA
- a CDS encoding formylglycine-generating enzyme family protein produces the protein MLCGGGLVRGEGVDVADITVEWTPAGKALAAERAKLPAKDEMVSVPEGWFLMGSNKKEDRYAYLTEMPQRKVFLDAFDIDKYEVTTVQFLKFVLAMGRSPLIDWRYDGGNFQDTMANHPVMHVSWFDAEAYCKWAGKRLPTEAEWEKAARGEDGRIYPWGNQAAGLSRSNFGRTGLSGPVRDRPERLLLYPPIISVDKYDNGASPYGVFQMSGNVAEWVADWYDKDYYKTAPDRNPKGPEKGTQKSFRGGGWIDSTPSVRVAQRNGTDPNTKMNWLGFRCAK, from the coding sequence ATGCTCTGTGGGGGCGGGCTCGTCCGTGGGGAAGGGGTCGACGTGGCGGACATCACGGTCGAATGGACGCCGGCAGGCAAGGCCCTTGCCGCTGAGCGGGCAAAATTGCCGGCCAAGGATGAGATGGTATCGGTGCCGGAAGGCTGGTTTTTGATGGGCAGCAACAAAAAAGAGGACCGGTATGCCTATCTGACCGAGATGCCGCAACGCAAGGTGTTTCTGGATGCCTTCGACATTGACAAGTACGAAGTCACGACGGTGCAGTTCCTGAAATTCGTGCTGGCCATGGGCCGGTCGCCGTTGATCGATTGGCGTTACGATGGGGGCAATTTCCAGGACACCATGGCCAATCACCCGGTCATGCATGTCTCCTGGTTCGATGCCGAGGCCTATTGCAAATGGGCCGGGAAGCGGCTCCCCACCGAAGCCGAATGGGAGAAAGCGGCGCGGGGCGAAGATGGGCGGATCTATCCCTGGGGGAATCAGGCGGCCGGCTTGAGCCGCTCGAATTTCGGCCGGACGGGACTGTCCGGGCCGGTCCGGGATCGCCCGGAGCGGCTCTTGCTCTATCCGCCGATCATTTCGGTGGACAAGTATGATAATGGGGCCAGCCCCTACGGCGTCTTTCAAATGTCGGGCAACGTGGCTGAATGGGTGGCCGACTGGTACGACAAGGACTATTACAAGACGGCACCCGATCGAAATCCGAAAGGTCCGGAGAAGGGGACGCAGAAGAGTTTCCGTGGCGGAGGCTGGATCGACAGCACTCCCAGCGTGCGCGTGGCCCAGCGAAACGGGACAGATCCCAACACCAAGATGAATTGGCTGGGCTTCCGTTGCGCGAAATAG
- a CDS encoding uroporphyrinogen-III synthase produces the protein MSRLISRYGGQPLIAPALREIPLQHNPEALAFGEQLLAGACDMVILLTGAGTNTLFEVLQTRYPQDRILAACARLSLVARGPKPVAALKALGLTPTITVPEPNTWRDLLHALDADRPLHGLRIAVQEYGVSNGELLQGLRERGAEVTRVPVYRWALPEDVGPLREALQRIQTGQVDVLLITNAAQVEHVMQLLTQEGHAQLFRHALDRMVVASIGPTASERLRAHGWPVDVEPSHPKMGILVKESSERAQALLARKRSA, from the coding sequence ATGTCCCGCTTGATCAGCCGCTACGGCGGACAGCCGTTGATCGCACCGGCCTTGCGGGAGATCCCGTTGCAACACAATCCGGAAGCCCTCGCGTTCGGCGAACAGCTGCTCGCCGGCGCCTGCGACATGGTGATCCTGCTCACCGGCGCCGGCACCAACACATTGTTCGAGGTGCTGCAAACCCGCTACCCCCAGGACCGGATTCTCGCCGCCTGCGCACGTCTCAGCCTGGTGGCCAGAGGTCCCAAACCGGTCGCTGCCCTCAAAGCCCTCGGGCTCACGCCCACGATCACCGTGCCGGAGCCGAACACCTGGCGAGACCTGCTGCACGCCCTCGATGCAGACCGGCCCTTGCACGGCCTCCGGATCGCGGTCCAGGAATACGGAGTGTCGAACGGAGAGCTATTGCAGGGGTTGCGGGAACGGGGAGCTGAGGTGACGCGAGTCCCGGTCTATCGCTGGGCCCTGCCGGAGGATGTCGGGCCTTTGCGGGAAGCCTTACAGCGCATCCAAACCGGCCAGGTTGACGTGCTGCTGATCACCAACGCAGCACAGGTGGAGCATGTGATGCAACTGCTGACGCAAGAGGGACACGCGCAGCTGTTCCGGCACGCTCTGGACCGGATGGTCGTGGCGTCCATCGGCCCCACCGCCAGCGAGCGGCTGCGCGCTCACGGATGGCCTGTGGATGTGGAACCCTCCCACCCCAAGATGGGCATCCTGGTCAAAGAAAGCAGCGAACGGGCCCAGGCGCTGCTTGCACGGAAACGGTCAGCGTAA